A single region of the Pseudomonadota bacterium genome encodes:
- a CDS encoding chemotaxis protein CheW: MGFYVGEVHYAIEIACVSEIIRPMGVVRLPQASQEILGVVDHRGHVVPIVDLRRRFGMSSPDELQRAHWIVVKVREGLVGLAVDSVSEVFAANDPGERRAPDLGPSEAARSIDWVYKHRDRLTFVLDVDRTTAPADALDLDEARNLLAEPA; the protein is encoded by the coding sequence GTGGGCTTCTATGTGGGTGAGGTTCATTACGCCATAGAGATCGCCTGTGTCAGCGAAATCATACGACCGATGGGAGTTGTCCGACTGCCGCAAGCCTCGCAGGAGATCCTCGGTGTCGTGGATCATCGCGGACACGTCGTTCCGATTGTCGATCTGCGGCGCCGGTTCGGCATGAGCTCGCCGGACGAGCTGCAGCGAGCGCACTGGATCGTGGTCAAGGTGCGCGAAGGGCTGGTCGGGCTGGCAGTCGACTCGGTCTCGGAGGTATTCGCCGCCAACGATCCAGGAGAGCGACGCGCACCCGATCTCGGGCCAAGCGAGGCGGCTCGTTCGATCGACTGGGTATACAAGCACCGCGACCGCCTGACGTTTGTGCTGGATGTGGATCGGACGACCGCTCCCGCCGACGCCCTGGATCTTGATGAGGCCCGCAACCTGCTTGCGGAGCCGGCGTGA
- a CDS encoding protein-glutamate O-methyltransferase CheR, with protein sequence MTRLTGSEQEPPLGLREFRQIRGLLNARFGLQLEYGTRTGFQRRLRDRLLALGLGGFSEYCRYLTGSNGRDTELEQVVDLLANGETYFFREASQLRAFQTEVLPAVRAATSPRRRLSIWSAGCSTGEEVYTLAMLIVESGLFASWDVCVHGTDISPRAIRTARGACYREPSFRSLPRRYLRYFVQGDAGRLVHPSLRALCCFDQLNNLDAEKAALLVDQADVVFCRNVLIYLDRTARGRLLRALYERLRPGGYLLLGHSESLLRVTTPFELVDLAGHLGYRRPDQPRAWNTGHWT encoded by the coding sequence GTGACCCGGTTGACTGGTTCCGAGCAGGAGCCGCCACTGGGTCTGCGCGAGTTCCGGCAAATCCGTGGCTTGCTCAACGCGCGCTTTGGGCTGCAGCTGGAGTACGGCACACGCACCGGCTTCCAGCGCAGACTGCGAGACCGACTATTGGCGCTGGGGCTAGGCGGTTTCAGCGAGTACTGTCGTTACCTGACGGGGAGCAACGGGCGAGATACCGAGCTCGAGCAGGTTGTCGACCTGCTCGCCAACGGCGAGACCTATTTCTTTCGGGAGGCTAGCCAGCTGCGAGCCTTTCAAACGGAAGTGCTGCCGGCCGTACGAGCGGCGACGTCGCCCCGGCGCCGGCTTTCGATCTGGAGCGCCGGCTGTTCGACCGGCGAGGAGGTCTACACGCTCGCGATGCTGATCGTGGAATCGGGCCTGTTCGCATCATGGGACGTGTGCGTCCACGGGACCGACATCTCGCCACGTGCCATCCGTACCGCTCGCGGGGCCTGCTACCGTGAGCCCAGTTTTCGCAGCCTGCCCAGGCGCTACCTGCGCTACTTCGTGCAAGGCGATGCCGGCAGGCTGGTGCATCCGAGCCTGCGAGCACTGTGCTGTTTCGACCAGTTGAACAACCTTGACGCGGAGAAGGCTGCGTTGTTGGTCGATCAGGCCGATGTCGTATTCTGTCGCAACGTGCTGATCTACCTGGATCGGACGGCGCGCGGCCGCCTGCTGCGCGCACTGTACGAGCGGCTTCGGCCGGGCGGCTACCTGCTGCTGGGTCACAGCGAGTCGCTCCTGCGCGTGACCACCCCCTTCGAGCTGGTCGATCTCGCCGGCCACCTGGGCTACCGCAGGCCCGACCAGCCTCGGGCATGGAATACAGGACACTGGACCTAG